A single region of the Solwaraspora sp. WMMD791 genome encodes:
- the cbiE gene encoding precorrin-6y C5,15-methyltransferase (decarboxylating) subunit CbiE: protein MPPAVTPARITVVGIGADGWDGLCGAGRAALRRADVLMGSRRQIDAVPPPHRPATTVTWPTPLLTHLPRLLDEHQGRRLVVLASGDPMHFGIGATLVRLVGADRVHAVPHPSAASLACARLGWPVEETDVVSTVGRPVQLLHPRVQPDRRLLVLSAGPHTPGEVAALLTARGYGPSTLTLLEQLGGPSERIRVGTAADWAGPQADPLNVVAVHCRAAPDAATLPTVPGLPDDAYQHDGQLTKREVRAITLARLAPSPGQLLWDIGAGSGSIAIEWARVHPQCRAIAVERHPRRAERITSNAAALGVPGVRVLVADAPAALAGLPPPDAVFVGGGVTATGLLESAWAALRPGGRLVANAVTMESEVLLADWYARHGGDLTRIAISRAAPVGGFTGWRPAMPVTQWVVHRR, encoded by the coding sequence ATGCCACCCGCCGTCACGCCCGCCAGGATCACCGTCGTCGGCATCGGCGCCGACGGATGGGACGGGCTCTGCGGGGCCGGCCGGGCGGCGCTGCGCCGGGCCGACGTCCTCATGGGCAGCCGACGGCAGATCGACGCGGTGCCGCCACCGCACCGGCCGGCGACGACCGTCACCTGGCCCACCCCGCTGCTGACCCACCTGCCCCGGTTGCTCGACGAGCATCAGGGGCGCCGGCTCGTCGTGCTGGCCAGTGGCGACCCCATGCACTTCGGCATCGGCGCCACGCTGGTGCGACTCGTCGGTGCCGACCGGGTCCACGCGGTGCCGCACCCGTCGGCGGCCTCGCTGGCCTGCGCCCGTCTCGGCTGGCCGGTCGAGGAGACCGACGTGGTCAGCACCGTCGGACGCCCGGTACAGCTGCTGCACCCACGGGTGCAGCCCGACCGGCGGCTGCTGGTGCTCAGCGCCGGCCCGCACACCCCCGGCGAGGTGGCCGCGCTGCTCACCGCCCGCGGCTACGGCCCGAGCACCCTGACCCTGCTCGAACAGCTCGGCGGCCCCAGCGAACGGATCCGGGTCGGCACCGCAGCGGACTGGGCCGGCCCACAGGCCGATCCACTCAACGTGGTCGCCGTGCACTGCCGGGCCGCACCGGACGCGGCGACCCTGCCGACCGTGCCGGGACTGCCCGACGACGCCTACCAGCACGACGGTCAGCTGACCAAGCGGGAGGTCCGGGCGATCACCCTGGCCCGGCTGGCCCCGTCACCGGGACAGCTGCTCTGGGACATCGGTGCCGGCTCGGGCAGCATCGCCATCGAATGGGCCCGGGTGCACCCGCAATGCCGCGCGATCGCCGTCGAACGGCACCCTCGGCGCGCCGAGCGGATCACCAGCAACGCTGCCGCGCTCGGCGTACCAGGGGTGCGGGTCCTCGTCGCCGACGCCCCGGCCGCGCTGGCCGGACTACCGCCACCGGACGCGGTCTTCGTCGGCGGCGGGGTGACCGCCACCGGGCTGCTCGAATCCGCCTGGGCGGCGCTGCGGCCGGGTGGGCGGCTGGTCGCCAACGCGGTCACCATGGAGTCCGAGGTGCTCCTCGCCGACTGGTACGCCCGCCACGGCGGGGACCTCACCCGGATCGCGATCAGTCGGGCCGCGCCGGTCGGCGGCTTCACCGGTTGGCGCCCGGCGATGCCGGTCACCCAGTGGGTGGTGCACCGCCGATGA
- the cobM gene encoding precorrin-4 C(11)-methyltransferase, with amino-acid sequence MTVHFVGAGPGAADLITVRGREVIATSPVCLYAGSLVPTALLAHCPADVRLVDTARLTLDEIVTEMVDAHAAGHDVARLHSGDPSVFSAVAEQIRRLAAAGVPYRIVPGVPAFAAAAAALGRELTVPEVGQTVILTRVSARSTPMPPGEELAVLGASRATLVLHLAVQRIDAVVADLVPHYGADCPVAVVARASRPDEVVLRGTLADIAAAVHAAGIVRTAVIVVGAVLTAAGFPDSHLYSADRCRR; translated from the coding sequence ATGACCGTCCACTTCGTCGGGGCCGGCCCCGGTGCCGCCGATCTGATCACCGTCCGTGGCCGCGAGGTCATCGCGACCAGCCCGGTCTGTCTGTACGCCGGCAGCCTCGTACCGACCGCACTGCTCGCCCACTGCCCAGCCGACGTCCGGCTGGTCGACACGGCCCGCCTGACCCTCGACGAGATCGTCACCGAGATGGTCGACGCGCACGCGGCCGGGCACGACGTGGCCCGGCTGCACTCCGGTGACCCGTCGGTGTTCAGCGCCGTCGCCGAGCAGATCCGCCGGTTGGCGGCGGCCGGGGTGCCGTACCGCATCGTGCCGGGGGTGCCGGCGTTCGCCGCCGCGGCCGCCGCGCTCGGCCGGGAGTTGACCGTTCCCGAGGTCGGGCAGACGGTGATCCTGACCCGCGTGTCGGCCAGGTCGACCCCGATGCCCCCCGGTGAGGAGCTGGCCGTCCTCGGCGCCAGCCGGGCGACCCTGGTGCTGCACCTGGCGGTGCAGCGGATCGACGCGGTCGTCGCCGACCTGGTGCCGCACTACGGCGCGGACTGTCCGGTGGCGGTGGTGGCGCGGGCCAGCCGGCCCGACGAGGTGGTGTTGCGCGGCACCCTGGCCGACATCGCCGCCGCCGTGCACGCCGCCGGCATCGTCCGTACCGCCGTGATCGTCGTCGGCGCGGTACTCACCGCCGCCGGTTTCCCCGACAGCCACCTGTACAGCGCCGACCGGTGCCGGCGGTGA
- a CDS encoding cobalt-precorrin-6A reductase, which translates to MTGHRPGPAGGPRVLILGGTTQARQLAAALAADPAARVVTSLAGRVARPRLPHGETRVGGFGGPDGLARWLRVERIGAVVDATHPFATRISASAVRACARTRTPLLVLRRPGWVAGAGDVWHRVPDLGAAAATLPRLGTRAMLTTGRQSLAAFAPLAGIFFLIRTVDPPQPPLPADRVLLLDRGPYTVDGERALMRTHAIDVLVTKDSGGDETYAKLVAARELGLPVLMVDRAAAPPAPTVADVESALTWLADLPAATGAQPG; encoded by the coding sequence GTGACCGGTCACCGGCCCGGCCCGGCCGGTGGTCCCCGGGTGCTCATTCTCGGCGGCACCACCCAGGCCCGTCAGCTCGCCGCCGCGTTGGCGGCCGACCCGGCGGCGCGGGTGGTGACCTCGCTGGCCGGTCGGGTCGCCCGGCCCCGGCTGCCGCACGGCGAGACCCGCGTCGGTGGCTTCGGCGGACCGGACGGGCTGGCCCGCTGGCTGCGGGTCGAACGCATTGGCGCGGTGGTGGACGCCACCCACCCGTTCGCCACCCGGATCTCCGCCTCGGCCGTGCGGGCCTGCGCGCGGACCCGCACGCCGCTGCTGGTGCTGCGCCGCCCCGGCTGGGTCGCCGGTGCGGGCGACGTCTGGCACCGGGTGCCGGACCTGGGCGCGGCCGCCGCCACCCTGCCCCGGCTGGGCACCCGGGCGATGCTCACCACCGGACGGCAGAGCCTGGCCGCCTTCGCCCCGCTGGCCGGGATCTTCTTCCTGATCCGTACGGTGGACCCGCCGCAGCCGCCGCTGCCGGCCGACCGGGTGCTGCTACTCGACCGTGGTCCGTACACGGTGGATGGTGAGCGGGCGCTGATGCGTACGCACGCCATCGACGTCCTGGTGACCAAGGACAGTGGCGGCGACGAGACGTACGCCAAACTGGTCGCCGCCCGCGAACTCGGACTGCCGGTGCTGATGGTCGACCGGGCCGCCGCGCCACCCGCGCCGACGGTCGCCGACGTCGAATCCGCCCTGACCTGGCTGGCCGACCTTCCCGCGGCGACCGGTGCTCAGCCCGGGTAG